The Candidatus Microthrix subdominans genome includes a window with the following:
- a CDS encoding flavodoxin family protein, protein MARLLVIHHTPSPDTHAMLHSVCDGATAAGDELEGDLEVVLRPALAAVVPDVLDADGYLLGTPANFGYMSGALKHFFDTVYYPCLDATRGRPWGLWVHGNNEVDGAALAVQRIVTGLGWSAVRPPVLVVGSPTVDASERLWELGAVTTAAVLESCS, encoded by the coding sequence ATGGCCCGCCTGCTCGTGATCCACCACACGCCGTCACCGGATACCCACGCGATGCTCCACTCGGTGTGCGACGGGGCGACCGCTGCTGGCGACGAACTCGAAGGCGACCTCGAGGTCGTCCTCCGCCCGGCCCTGGCGGCGGTCGTGCCCGACGTGCTCGACGCTGACGGCTACCTGCTGGGCACCCCGGCCAACTTCGGTTACATGTCGGGGGCGCTGAAGCACTTCTTCGACACGGTGTACTACCCGTGCCTCGACGCCACCCGAGGTCGCCCCTGGGGGCTGTGGGTGCACGGCAACAACGAGGTCGACGGCGCCGCCCTCGCCGTCCAACGCATCGTCACCGGCCTCGGCTGGTCGGCGGTCAGGCCACCGGTGCTCGTCGTCGGGTCGCCGACGGTCGACGCCTCCGAGCGGCTGTGGGAGCTCGGCGCGGTCACCACCGCAGCGGTGCTGGAGTCCTGCTCCTAA